In a genomic window of Saccharicrinis carchari:
- a CDS encoding DUF3644 domain-containing protein → MSRKARCQHLLEKSVHAALSAIEIYNKPDFKYREESFSILMVNAWELLLKARILQLNKNKLESIYIIDPNKKRKDGKKFKKPKYKTSRSGNYLTIDVTNAMKQLDLPDRLQENLGLLIEIRDNAIHFMNDSKLFEKKVLEIGTASLKSYVNVANTWFDHDLSQYNFYLMPISFFHNHEMQSFSINKEDKQHQNLLKFIAAKEKSFPSDETQEHNISLILETKWVKSKSVDTLTTFKYDPDDPNAISYKVDSEAEFQKKYPWSWTNDLKPKLQSRYKTFKMNNAFWDLKRELEKDEQLCSIRRLDWNNPKSPKMKFYSTNIIKEFDKHYEKK, encoded by the coding sequence ATGTCTCGAAAAGCCAGATGTCAACACCTACTTGAGAAATCCGTTCATGCGGCTTTATCGGCAATTGAGATATACAACAAACCTGATTTCAAATACCGTGAAGAGAGTTTCTCAATTCTCATGGTTAATGCTTGGGAACTGTTATTGAAAGCCCGAATTCTTCAACTCAACAAGAACAAGCTAGAAAGCATCTACATCATTGACCCAAACAAAAAGAGAAAAGACGGCAAAAAATTCAAAAAGCCAAAGTATAAAACAAGTCGCTCGGGAAACTATTTGACCATTGATGTGACCAATGCCATGAAGCAATTGGATTTACCAGACCGGCTTCAAGAAAACTTAGGGTTGCTCATTGAAATTCGCGACAATGCTATCCACTTCATGAATGATAGTAAGCTTTTTGAAAAGAAAGTGTTAGAAATTGGAACAGCTTCTTTAAAGAGCTACGTCAATGTGGCCAACACTTGGTTTGACCATGATTTAAGCCAATATAATTTTTACCTGATGCCCATTTCGTTTTTCCACAATCACGAAATGCAGAGCTTTTCAATTAATAAAGAAGACAAACAGCATCAGAATCTACTGAAATTTATAGCAGCCAAAGAAAAGTCATTCCCATCTGACGAAACCCAAGAACACAACATATCGCTGATACTTGAAACCAAGTGGGTAAAATCAAAATCAGTTGATACACTAACAACTTTCAAATACGACCCAGACGATCCAAATGCAATTTCTTACAAGGTTGACTCAGAAGCCGAATTCCAAAAGAAGTATCCTTGGAGTTGGACAAATGATTTAAAGCCCAAACTTCAAAGCAGATACAAGACATTTAAAATGAACAATGCCTTTTGGGATTTAAAACGAGAATTAGAAAAGGATGAGCAATTATGTTCGATAAGACGGCTTGATTGGAATAACCCGAAAAGTCCTAAGATGAAATTTTATAGTACGAACATCATAAAAGAGTTTGACAAGCACTATGAGAAAAAATAG